In the genome of Gadus morhua chromosome 14, gadMor3.0, whole genome shotgun sequence, one region contains:
- the adgrg3 gene encoding adhesion G-protein coupled receptor G5 isoform X1, whose amino-acid sequence MAPLIVLLILFRISAVQTEGNVIQFCEKVEKVCDNTTEDSVPMCLDEKMRNCRRGRTFLSVPDFIHEEVDTSQQVERSLTKHKVMIPFSALQSSQKNGSKTLLVITVFNSTYFRVNAHPRGRMLSHQPHVLGGLVLMVKVGQKAVRNLSERIQLVFKNNHTEGNGKCVFWNEVQRGNGHWSPEGCRTTVAGDTFLCSCDHLSFFAVLVNPMVSVDSKTAVNLSFITAVGSALSVISSLLSLIIYTRLQRRRPDKSIGVHMNLTGAILCLHVSFLLGCLWAWLEGGGWPCKVFGALLHWSLLGTWTWMAIEGFHLYILLVRVFNVYIRKYLLKVSLVGWGVPTVIVVTCGFLDVYGEFTPPNTDPTCNTTSKICWIKNMDGTPHIYILMWTYMGLMLLFNSAMLALVVAKLWTMRRTSIGFSRGISSSDNKWKLDKEKRSRLCKDLATVMGLSCVLGLAWSSSSITYSEAGLYLFTILNSLQGVFMFLWSLALTCKSSSENDSSAQYSTKKTMETSFNS is encoded by the exons ATGGCTCCACTTATAGTGTTGCTCATCTTATTCAGAATATCTGCAGTTCAAACAGAAG GCAATGTCATACAATTCTGTGAAAAGGTTGAAAAGGTCTGTGACAATACAACAGAGGATAGCGTTCCAAT GTGTTTAGACGAAAAAATGCGTAACTGTAGACGAGGACGAACCTTTCTGTCGGTGCCGGACTTCATACATGAGGAGGTCGACACATCTCAGCAG GTGGAAAGGAGTCTGACGAAGCACAAGGTTATGATTCCCTTTTCGGCTCTGCAGAGCAGCCAGAAGAACGGGAGCAAAACACTCTTGGTCATCACTGTGTTCAACAGCACCTATTTCCGG GTGAATGCACATCCGAGGGGAAGAATGTTGTCCCATCAGCCACATGTCTTGGGAGGCTTAGTATTGATGGTGAAGGTAGGCCAGAAAGCAGTGCGTAACCTGTCCGAACGCATCCAGCTTGTCTTCAAAAATAACCACACG GAAGGAAACGGGAAGTGTGTGTTCTGGAATGAAGTGCAAAGAGGAAATG gtcattGGAGCCCAGAAGGCTGTCGTACCACTGTGGCCGGTGACACATTTCTTTGCAGCTGTGACCACCTCAGCTTCTTTGCCGTGCTTGTG AATCCAATGGTGTCGGTCGACAGCAAAACTGCCGTCAACCTGAGCTTCATCACCGCTGTTGGAtctgctctctctgtcatcTCCAGCCTCCTTAGCCTCATCATCTACACCAGGCTACA ACGCCGACGTCCAGACAAGTCCATCGGTGTTCACATGAATCTCACTGGGGCCATTCTCTGCCTGCATGTCAGCTTCCTGCTGGGCTGTCTGTGGGCCTggctggaggggggtggctggCCATGCAAGGTCTTTGGGGCTCTTCTGCACTGGTCTTTATTGGGCACCTGGACCTGGATGGCCATTGAGGGCTTCCACCTCTACATCCTATTGGTCAGAGTGTTCAATGTCTACATCAGGAAGTATCTCCTCAAAGTCAGCTTGGTAGGATGGG GTGTTCCTACAGTGATAGTGGTGACGTGTGGATTTTTGGACGTCTACGGGGAATTCACACCACCAAACACCGACCCCACCTGCAACACAACGTCCAAAAT CTGCTGGATCAAGAATATGGATGGGACACCACACATCTACATCTTGATGTGGACTTACATGGGCCTGATGCTCCTGTTTAATTCAGCCATGCTCGCTCTGGTTGTGGCGAAGCTCTGGACCATGAGGAGAACCAGTATTGGCTTCAGCAGAGGGATATCCAGTAGTGATAATAAGTGGAAACTGGACAAGGAGAAGCGCTCGAGACTTTGCAAGGATCTTGCCACAGTGATGGGCCTCAGTTGTGTGTTAGGCTTAGCCTGGAGTTCTTCCTCTATAACCTACTCTGAAGCTGGTTTGTACCTGTTCACCATACTCAACTCTCTTCAAG GGGTATTCATGTTCCTCTGGTCCCTGGCTCTAACTTGCAAGTCTAGTTCAGAAAATGATTCCTCTGCCCAATACTCCACGAAGAAGACCATGGAGACCAGCTTTAATAGTTGA
- the adgrg3 gene encoding adhesion G-protein coupled receptor G5 isoform X2 — protein sequence MSYNSVKRLKRCLDEKMRNCRRGRTFLSVPDFIHEEVDTSQQVERSLTKHKVMIPFSALQSSQKNGSKTLLVITVFNSTYFRVNAHPRGRMLSHQPHVLGGLVLMVKVGQKAVRNLSERIQLVFKNNHTEGNGKCVFWNEVQRGNGHWSPEGCRTTVAGDTFLCSCDHLSFFAVLVNPMVSVDSKTAVNLSFITAVGSALSVISSLLSLIIYTRLQRRRPDKSIGVHMNLTGAILCLHVSFLLGCLWAWLEGGGWPCKVFGALLHWSLLGTWTWMAIEGFHLYILLVRVFNVYIRKYLLKVSLVGWGVPTVIVVTCGFLDVYGEFTPPNTDPTCNTTSKICWIKNMDGTPHIYILMWTYMGLMLLFNSAMLALVVAKLWTMRRTSIGFSRGISSSDNKWKLDKEKRSRLCKDLATVMGLSCVLGLAWSSSSITYSEAGLYLFTILNSLQGVFMFLWSLALTCKSSSENDSSAQYSTKKTMETSFNS from the exons ATGTCATACAATTCTGTGAAAAGGTTGAAAAG GTGTTTAGACGAAAAAATGCGTAACTGTAGACGAGGACGAACCTTTCTGTCGGTGCCGGACTTCATACATGAGGAGGTCGACACATCTCAGCAG GTGGAAAGGAGTCTGACGAAGCACAAGGTTATGATTCCCTTTTCGGCTCTGCAGAGCAGCCAGAAGAACGGGAGCAAAACACTCTTGGTCATCACTGTGTTCAACAGCACCTATTTCCGG GTGAATGCACATCCGAGGGGAAGAATGTTGTCCCATCAGCCACATGTCTTGGGAGGCTTAGTATTGATGGTGAAGGTAGGCCAGAAAGCAGTGCGTAACCTGTCCGAACGCATCCAGCTTGTCTTCAAAAATAACCACACG GAAGGAAACGGGAAGTGTGTGTTCTGGAATGAAGTGCAAAGAGGAAATG gtcattGGAGCCCAGAAGGCTGTCGTACCACTGTGGCCGGTGACACATTTCTTTGCAGCTGTGACCACCTCAGCTTCTTTGCCGTGCTTGTG AATCCAATGGTGTCGGTCGACAGCAAAACTGCCGTCAACCTGAGCTTCATCACCGCTGTTGGAtctgctctctctgtcatcTCCAGCCTCCTTAGCCTCATCATCTACACCAGGCTACA ACGCCGACGTCCAGACAAGTCCATCGGTGTTCACATGAATCTCACTGGGGCCATTCTCTGCCTGCATGTCAGCTTCCTGCTGGGCTGTCTGTGGGCCTggctggaggggggtggctggCCATGCAAGGTCTTTGGGGCTCTTCTGCACTGGTCTTTATTGGGCACCTGGACCTGGATGGCCATTGAGGGCTTCCACCTCTACATCCTATTGGTCAGAGTGTTCAATGTCTACATCAGGAAGTATCTCCTCAAAGTCAGCTTGGTAGGATGGG GTGTTCCTACAGTGATAGTGGTGACGTGTGGATTTTTGGACGTCTACGGGGAATTCACACCACCAAACACCGACCCCACCTGCAACACAACGTCCAAAAT CTGCTGGATCAAGAATATGGATGGGACACCACACATCTACATCTTGATGTGGACTTACATGGGCCTGATGCTCCTGTTTAATTCAGCCATGCTCGCTCTGGTTGTGGCGAAGCTCTGGACCATGAGGAGAACCAGTATTGGCTTCAGCAGAGGGATATCCAGTAGTGATAATAAGTGGAAACTGGACAAGGAGAAGCGCTCGAGACTTTGCAAGGATCTTGCCACAGTGATGGGCCTCAGTTGTGTGTTAGGCTTAGCCTGGAGTTCTTCCTCTATAACCTACTCTGAAGCTGGTTTGTACCTGTTCACCATACTCAACTCTCTTCAAG GGGTATTCATGTTCCTCTGGTCCCTGGCTCTAACTTGCAAGTCTAGTTCAGAAAATGATTCCTCTGCCCAATACTCCACGAAGAAGACCATGGAGACCAGCTTTAATAGTTGA
- the slc7a6os gene encoding putative RNA polymerase II nuclear localization protein SLC7A6OS, which yields MDPNTTILRVKRKRGTDPADALLLACKRIRPESSQTPGETVPEPGEAEVDNTVFKLVATVATQDAPVQAQVREALARPRVAHALRPSATSSQRVVGDLRSAKWSTRREERYRILSSHRAGLLAAEGRPAEPVGRGDEVDAAATADGEELKEKAWVLGKLQVVDLLCEHEEDQGKPDKNVSPDPEVILCNNMKMLRERLSVSGAGLGAEHREQENDYVYDLYYQETAQAGWIQDILSIRAYGDEGELVPELVVNEEQVYEDEDDENEEGNWRNDYPDSDNDGDSDREERYVGYWEEEHSYSSRSWENYQRQVLRELGGHGDKQDEDDDEDDDKCDSN from the exons ATGGACCCAAACACGACGATCCTGCGAGTGAAGAGAAAGCGGGGAACGGATCCCGCCGACGCTCTGTTGTTGGCTTGCAAGCGCATCCGACCAGAGAGCTCGCAGACCCCGGGGGAAACGGTTCCGGAGCCCGGTGAAGCCGAGGTGGACAACACGGTCTTCAAACTCGTGGCGACTGTAGCGACCCAG GATGCACCGGTCCAGGCCCAGGTGCGCGAGGCGCTGGCCCGCCCCCGCGTGGCCCATGCCCTGCGGCCCTCTGCCACCAGCTCTCAGCGCGTTGTCGGAGACCTGCGCAGTGCCAAGTGGAGCACGCGAAGGGAGGAGCGTTACCGCATCCTCTCCAGCCACCGCGCCGGACTGTTGGCTGCAGAGGGGCGGCCCGCAGAGCCCGTGGGCCGCGGGGACGAAGTCGACGCTGCCGCCACCGCCGACGgcgaggagctgaaggagaaggCCTGGGTTCTGGGGaagctgcaggtggtggacctgcTGTGTGAGCATGAGGAGGACCAGGGGAAGCCGGACAAG aACGTGTCGCCGGACCCGGAGGTCATCCTCTGCAACAACATGAAGATGCTCCGGGAGCGCCTGAGCGTGTCCGGCGCGGGCCTGGGGGCGGAGCACCGCGAGCAGGAGAACGACTACGTCTACGACCTCTACTACCAGGAGACGGCCCAGGCCGGCTGGATCCAGGACATCCTGTCCATCCGGGCCTACGGCGACGAGGGAGAGCTG GTGCCCGAGCTGGTGGTCAACGAGGAGCAGGTGTACGAAGACGAGGATGATGAGAACGAAGAGGGCAACTGGAGGAACGACTACCCGGACAGCGACAACGACGGTGACAGCGATCGAGAGGAGCGCTACGTTG GGTACTGGGAGGAGGAGCACTCCTACAGCAGTAGGAGC